A single genomic interval of Noviherbaspirillum cavernae harbors:
- the gloB gene encoding hydroxyacylglutathione hydrolase, with translation MLDVLTVPAFADNYLWLIHDRTHAAVVDPGDAAPILAALEAHKLSLVAILLTHHHADHAGGVPDLLRRFKVPVFGPRKEAIPGVTHPLGEGDTVTIPELGLHLSVLDVPGHTRGHIAYVAQDQSWLFCGDTLFAGGCGRLFEGTPEQMVDSLAKLSSLPDATRVYCAHEYTLSNLRFAHEVEPGNTALQERIRIEQARREQGQPTVPSTIGLEKATNPFLRYREKDILDRLTKEQLISSTEPIPAFAALRQWKNSYR, from the coding sequence ATGTTGGACGTTCTGACTGTTCCGGCGTTTGCAGACAATTACTTGTGGCTGATTCACGATCGCACGCACGCTGCGGTCGTTGATCCTGGCGATGCGGCGCCGATTCTTGCCGCACTCGAGGCGCACAAGCTCTCCCTAGTAGCTATTCTACTGACACATCATCATGCTGACCATGCAGGCGGCGTGCCTGATTTGTTGAGACGATTCAAGGTCCCGGTCTTCGGGCCGCGCAAGGAAGCGATCCCCGGCGTGACGCATCCACTCGGCGAGGGTGACACAGTGACAATACCCGAACTCGGCCTGCATCTATCGGTGCTCGACGTGCCGGGCCATACGCGCGGTCACATTGCCTACGTTGCGCAAGATCAAAGCTGGCTGTTCTGTGGCGATACGCTGTTCGCGGGCGGTTGCGGACGCCTGTTCGAAGGCACGCCGGAACAGATGGTTGACTCGTTGGCAAAACTTTCAAGCCTGCCGGACGCAACCAGGGTGTATTGCGCACACGAATACACCTTGTCCAACCTGCGATTCGCACATGAAGTCGAACCGGGCAACACCGCCCTGCAGGAACGCATTCGCATCGAGCAAGCCAGGCGTGAGCAGGGCCAACCGACCGTACCCTCCACCATCGGCCTGGAAAAGGCGACCAACCCCTTCCTCAGATACCGCGAGAAAGACATCCTCGACAGATTGACGAAAGAGCAATTGATTTCCTCTACGGAACCAATTCCGGCATTCGCAGCTCTACGACAGTGGAAAAATTCCTACCGTTGA
- a CDS encoding class I SAM-dependent methyltransferase: protein MHNLSAEKAIISLGAWLETPAGSYVRAWQQARLDMLTADIFGFNAMQIGLPQINALSANRMPNKWLTDTHLPAAAEDGNTVPIVVVHDFAELPFASQSLDLLVLPHVLEFTEEPHQVLREVERVLIPEGQVIVCGFNPASLWGLRQAAGRLTGAHFLPQNGEFISLPRLKDWLKLLNMEVNRGHYGCYAPPFITTKWLDRFSFMEKAGDRWWPYLGAIYMVQAIKRVRGMRLIGPAWKTRPANAPKAVPATNRIHKNTDQ, encoded by the coding sequence ATGCATAACCTTTCAGCCGAAAAAGCCATTATATCGCTCGGTGCATGGCTGGAAACGCCAGCCGGAAGCTATGTGCGGGCATGGCAGCAAGCGCGGCTGGACATGCTGACGGCGGATATTTTCGGCTTCAATGCGATGCAGATCGGCTTGCCCCAGATTAACGCCCTGAGTGCCAATCGGATGCCCAACAAATGGCTCACCGACACGCATCTTCCCGCTGCTGCGGAAGACGGCAATACGGTGCCGATCGTGGTGGTGCATGATTTTGCCGAGTTGCCGTTTGCGTCACAAAGTCTCGACCTGCTGGTCTTGCCGCATGTGCTGGAATTCACCGAAGAGCCCCACCAGGTGTTGCGTGAAGTGGAGCGGGTGCTGATTCCCGAAGGGCAGGTTATTGTCTGCGGCTTCAATCCGGCCAGTCTGTGGGGCTTGCGTCAGGCAGCGGGTCGTCTGACCGGCGCGCATTTTCTGCCGCAGAACGGGGAGTTCATCAGCCTGCCGCGCCTGAAGGACTGGCTGAAGCTCCTCAACATGGAAGTCAATCGCGGCCACTACGGCTGTTATGCGCCGCCTTTCATCACCACCAAGTGGCTGGACCGTTTTTCATTCATGGAAAAAGCGGGCGACCGCTGGTGGCCTTATCTCGGCGCCATCTACATGGTGCAGGCGATCAAGCGCGTCAGGGGCATGCGTCTGATCGGTCCCGCATGGAAAACGCGGCCGGCCAACGCCCCCAAGGCGGTCCCCGCCACTAACCGCATACACAAGAATACAGATCAATGA
- a CDS encoding transglycosylase SLT domain-containing protein: MPLPKTRIIPFAALLLCTSLTSHAADLSLPLYNWSQISAMEGPYDPNDPLAQVLGMEEIDVWGRIRKGFGIPDLDNPLVANQTQWYSSRPDYIQRTTTRASRYLFHVVQELEKRNMPTELALLPFIESAFNPQAYSSAHAAGMWQFIPSTGRDYNLKQNMFKDERRDVLASTDAALTYLQKLYGMFGDWQLALAAYNWGEGSVQRAINKNRAAGLPTDFNGLSPNMPLETRNYVPKLQAVKNIIAAPAQYSIVLPKVDNQPYFVTIGKTRDIDLKVAAQLAELSIDEFKALNPQYNRPVIVGSADTRILLPQSNAEKFKTNLSKWGRALSSWSAHTVTNARERIETIASKFGTTPEVIREVNNIPPRMRLKAGSTVLVPKTEAAIEKDISSDLAENAIMAIEPDVPDTRRITVKVGKRDSLASIAQRHKVSVAQIKSWNDLRQDKVANGQSLHIQVPYKPAARPASKQATRTPVRKVAAPRNATQRKAAPTTGKPRRS; the protein is encoded by the coding sequence ATGCCCCTGCCGAAAACAAGAATAATCCCATTTGCAGCCCTGCTTCTCTGCACCTCCCTCACCTCCCACGCCGCCGATCTCTCTCTCCCGCTCTACAATTGGTCGCAGATCTCTGCGATGGAAGGGCCTTACGATCCGAACGATCCGCTCGCGCAAGTGCTGGGGATGGAAGAGATTGATGTCTGGGGACGCATTCGCAAGGGCTTCGGCATTCCGGACCTGGACAATCCATTGGTCGCCAACCAGACCCAGTGGTACAGCTCGCGCCCGGACTACATCCAGCGCACCACGACCCGCGCTTCGCGCTATCTGTTCCACGTCGTGCAGGAACTGGAAAAGCGCAATATGCCGACCGAACTGGCTCTGCTGCCTTTCATCGAATCGGCATTCAATCCGCAAGCCTATTCCAGCGCCCATGCCGCCGGCATGTGGCAGTTCATCCCGTCAACCGGCCGCGATTACAACCTGAAGCAGAACATGTTCAAGGACGAGCGCCGCGACGTGCTGGCCTCGACCGATGCGGCGCTGACCTACCTGCAAAAGCTGTACGGCATGTTCGGCGACTGGCAGCTCGCACTGGCCGCCTATAACTGGGGCGAAGGTTCGGTGCAGCGCGCGATCAACAAGAACCGCGCCGCCGGCTTGCCGACGGATTTCAACGGCCTGTCGCCGAACATGCCGCTGGAAACACGCAACTACGTGCCCAAGCTGCAGGCAGTCAAGAACATCATCGCCGCGCCGGCGCAATACAGCATCGTGCTGCCCAAGGTCGACAACCAGCCGTACTTCGTCACCATCGGCAAGACGCGCGATATCGACCTCAAGGTCGCCGCCCAGCTGGCCGAATTGTCGATCGACGAATTCAAGGCGCTCAATCCGCAATACAACCGCCCCGTCATCGTCGGCAGCGCGGATACGCGAATCCTGCTGCCCCAGTCCAACGCCGAGAAGTTCAAGACCAACCTCTCGAAATGGGGGCGCGCCCTGTCGTCATGGAGCGCACACACGGTCACCAACGCACGCGAACGGATCGAGACGATTGCATCGAAGTTCGGCACCACGCCGGAAGTCATCCGCGAGGTCAACAACATTCCGCCCAGGATGCGTCTGAAGGCCGGCTCGACGGTGCTGGTGCCGAAGACCGAGGCTGCGATTGAAAAGGATATCTCGTCAGATCTGGCCGAAAACGCCATCATGGCGATCGAGCCGGATGTGCCCGATACGCGGCGCATCACCGTCAAGGTCGGCAAGCGCGACAGCTTGGCGTCGATCGCACAGCGCCACAAGGTAAGCGTCGCGCAAATCAAGTCATGGAACGATCTGCGCCAAGACAAGGTGGCGAACGGCCAGAGCCTGCACATTCAGGTGCCGTACAAGCCGGCAGCGCGCCCGGCCTCAAAACAGGCGACACGCACGCCTGTACGCAAAGTGGCCGCACCGCGCAACGCCACACAACGCAAGGCGGCTCCAACGACAGGCAAACCGCGCCGCAGCTGA